The sequence ttggccgaaagggttatttcgccaaaaaggacatttggcggaataggacatttggtcgaataagacatttgaccgaataggtaatttgaaaagagaaaaattaggagtaagaagagagacgtctgaattctcattcctcatttgtcatttctcactgtaaaaataaaggagcgcgaagtgaaacgtctcactactcactttgcacttctcactttttacagtgagaagtgataaatgagaagtgagacgtctcaattctcattcctcatttctcacttctcactataaaaaaatgaggagcgtgaagtgaataatgagacgtctcactactcacttcgcgcttcttacttcttacaaagagaagtgataaatgaggagtgggaagtgagacgcCTAACTTCTCACTCTGCATATTTCTCTTCTCACAGACTAACACAAGGTaaaatccattgattacgtaatgCAAAAATCGACAAAGCCCCCCAACCCTCTGTTACGCTTGTATTTTTATCAATCATTTGAAGATTGTGGATGGATAGTCACACTTATATCACCCCCTCTAAGTGTGACATAATTTATGGACGTTCGCTTTAGCTAAGCAGAGTTAAGgtttaatcaacaaaaaaaacaaattgttggAAGGCTCGCCGACTAAGGATTTTTTCCTAAAGAGAAGATCTTTCCAATTTCCTGAGGagttgttttaaaaaaaaatctatcgaTGATTCTTTGATAGAAAAAATAATTGGTTTAGAATTTTAGAGTCTATTCGGGTTCAACGCGATTATCATCTTTTTAGTATCAAGTAATTCAACGTAAATATCGGATCGCTAGGATATACGTTGCGTTGATGTTACTTATGAGACACAGACGTGTCTCTTAATTTCAACGTTTCTGCTTCTAATCCAAAATATAGGCTTACAAAACGCATGCCATTAATCGATAtaataaatgatcaaaatatAATAAGTTCTTGTTCACCATGTTCACCTAATAACTgctattatttaaattttcctgTTTTTCGCAGGGCATTTtcttaaaataagtgaaatgcGGGATTGTCTGACGTCTGGATCATCCTCAGAAACTTTTGGAGTTCTTCTTTCAGACCGGCATGCATttcttttttcagattttttcctcTACCCCTTCGCATtagaaatattttatatttatatgcgATTGATTGCATTCTACAGTGTTCATTGCTTTTCAACTTTCAGCTGCTCATATAGGACTACGATGGGATGACTTGCCTACAACTACCTCAACAACCACTTCTACGACCACTACGACGACTACAACACCAGTTCCCAGTATGGTCAAACCATTTCATCCGCCCCCTGAGCCGCAACCTATCCAAATCGCGCCACCAGAGTGTCTCCAACAGTACGATAAAATCATAATCGTTGAATACAATTCCAGTATTTCACTTGTTTGTGAGCATGGCTCCGATGGTGCTGGTGTCGAACAGCAAAACTCCATCCGGTGGTTCTACGAGAACAAATACTTCCACGATGTCGACCTGTCCAGCGAGTTCGGCTTCGCAGAGTCCGTCGTTCACGATATCCTAGCACTGCGCCACGTAGACGAAAGCCATTCTGGAAGGTACTTCTGCCGATCGCAGCTACCGTTATCCAATTCCACCGATCGAAGGATCATTTCCGTTATGGGAGTGGTGCCTCGTTTCGAACCAGTTGCTGAGAATCCGGCATATATgaagtttttagtttttttgaAACACGAATACTTTGCTTTGCAGCTGACATTTAAAGCCGACCGCGGAGAGGGTGTTCTTTTCTATCGAAGTGACGAATGGGGCCATCAGATCATGATGGTGACTTTAATTAATGGAATAATGGAGTTGAGCCTACTGACGGAGAAAAGAACTGTTCGGAAAGTATTTTGCAAAAGCAATAGTGTCAGTCTTGGCAAGTGGCATACCGTGAAGATTAACTGCTATTTGGGCAGATGCCTTTTCGTTTTGAACGGTGAGATGCAAgccctttttcatgaaaatttgttTCTCACGAACAGTACGAACGAATATTTCTATCTCGGCGGTGTCCCGAATCTAAATAAGACGGGTTTCACCGGATGCATAACTCAAATGGTTTTGAATGATTATCCAATAAACTTGCGGAAAGAAGCGGTCAAGTCTGAACGGATTTCAAATTGCAACCACTGTACAGTGAACACGTGCCAGAATGGAGGTGTTTGTATAGAGACAATGGACAAGGATGCTTATCGCTGCTTATGTCCAGATGGATTCACGGGGCGTCACTGCTCTAACGTGGGCGAACGCTGCCGAGCGATGTCATGTGTGGAATCAGGCTGTAATAACTTTGAGAGTGGATTCCGTTGTGCCTGTTCACCCGCCAGAACGGGACATCGTTGCGAGGAGATGAATGACCTCCGTGGACAATCACTGTCGTTCCGTTCATTTGGATATACGAAATATCTGTAAGTATTCGAGTGTAAAGCAGAACGCATGAATCATTCAGAATgttgtttttaaaataaaatcagaaTAATTCTTCCTGCTCTaaataatctttcttcaaaCATCGGAATAATAATACAGCTAATAGTATCTGCTATTGAACTACATTGATACATTGCAATCTTTTGGTTGCTGAAATTCCGTCGTTGAGATATTTGCTCTAGGGTAGTAGAAACGCTTTCATGGACAAACTTAAGGATAACATAGAAATTAATTCGTGATATTTCTCAAAATCTCGTTTACTCGTTCGCAAGTTACGTTCCAAATAGAAAAGGTTTTTTTCGCCGCAGgcaatttccattttttctatttcaacaaatttatttattttgcagaTTTAATCTCGATGATAACTTTTACATACGGTTCCAATTCTCACCAAGAAATATTAGAGAAGGAACAATAGCTCATCTACAAGAAGATAATCGTGGAACCGGAAACTTCATGACACTCCTTCTAGAAAACGGTGTTTTAGAGCTGCGCTTTACTGTGGATCTAGATGCCACAATTTTCACGCTGAGATCTACAGTGTCGCTGATCCCCAATTCATGGTACACCGTAATCACTGGCTACCAAAACGAATTCGTATACCTGCAAGTCGATAGTGAGCCCGATCAAATGAGAAGCGTTTTCAAGGAACTGTTCAATCATCAAAAGGATCACTATCTGTACCTTGGTGGAAAACATGACTGCATAGTTTGGGGTCACTGCCCGGAACGCCCATCGGATTTCGATGGTTGTATTAAAGAGGTATGATTTGTTTTCTTTATCACAGTAACATATCTAACGTTTTATTGCTATTTAATCATTCCAGCTTATTGTATCCGGACATTCGATAGATCTAACGAACAGTTTCATCGATGCAAGGAATGTAGAAAATTGTCGAATAAATGAACCATGAGCTGCCCTGACTTTATAGACTACCCACTCTTTTCTTTTACAATTAGCACCTAGAAAGGAAAGAAAACTTTTCCCTCGAAATTGCTTCCTTAACGACATACGGCAAACTTTCTATCGACTTTGGTCCTCACTACCATggcaataaaaattaaaatgtaattaaaCTCGTTGCTTTCTCTTCCGGATGAACATTCCGTTGGACATTTCTGTTGGAAGAAATACTAAAGAGAGTTAGGGAAAATACACTTCGCACACCTTTGCCTTTGCGATATGGTGATTCCGTCATACAGCATACAAAAGTAGTTGCCAGGTGGTAGGTTCACCTCGAGACTTTATTGAACGATGGACGTGGAGTTGTATCAGTGAGCAAAATAAATATCAGTGATGAGCCATGGATACTAGATGAGATTGAAAAAGTCAGTAAGAAGCTAAAAACAACAAGACTCTGGAGAATGACCAGCCACTGGCTGAACTTATGCAACACAGAAGCAGTGAGCAGCTTTTCGAGGTCCCGcttcttctgaaaaaaaaagaattaaacTACTTAACCTTCAAAACTAGTATGGTCACTACAATAATAACTAACTAACAAAACAGTAAAATCACAACGAAAAATCAAATTGTCATGGGACTTAAACACACTTATCTTGCATATGCGTCAGCTACTACGACGAAAAACATTTACAAAACTACGGCGAAGTGCATCTCTTGTCAAGTGGTAGTCAAATACTGATGCCACCCTATTAAAAACACTCTGTAGCCCGTTCAGTGCGACACTCAAACCATAGTTGGCGCGGCGAAGGGGAAGTCCCAACATTATGCTATTTATTCCGCAATGGCCGATGTTGCATGTTAATGTTAAattgttgcagtatgtctggACAATCGATCCTTCCTTGTAGAAGTAGAGTGCCTTCAAGCAATGTACGTCGGTGAAATTTTTCGCCACCCTGAACACAAAGCCAAGCGTTCTGGCCGCTTTATCGACGACAAAGGATATGTACTGGAtaaatctcgcgtgatttttgaaaacgtcctaagtccaaaagagaggctctctttgtttactttctctttcgattattacaaagccatactaacattcaCATTGGATTTCCCAGCACCgagctgaagaaaatagctttgtctagtgtgctgaggtgaaaatattgcaacaaattttaaactagcctagatattagcaaaagagagcgtaatgaaatagagtctctcatttggacttacgacgttttcaaaaatcacgcgagaaatgtAAGTTGCGAATCCAGAAGAACTCTCAAATCTTTCACGCAATGCACTCAGTTGATGGTCGTGTCGAGCAGAGAGTAACTAAACCGGATAGGCTCCTTCTTTCGTGAAAAACTAATTAGGTACCGAACATTTCGCCGAATTGACCACAAGTCGGTTCAGAGTACACCGGTTGGCAAACACAGTGATCTGGTTTTGGAGGGAATGGCAATCGGCTATTGAGCAGATGCGAAGAAATATTTTCAGATCGTCCGCAAAGGATAGCCGTGGTCCATCGATTGCATGGTAAACATCGTTGAAGCAAATCAGGAAAATTAATGGCCCCAAGTGGCGGCCCTGCGGTATACGAGACGAAGCGCTGAAACTATCTGAGCGACTATCGCctaaagcagcggttctcaacctggggtacatgtacccctgggggtacctccaCTAGCCCTAAGGGGTACCTTGAACAAAAATTAGTAATGGCGGACAATTGATAAAGTTTTGCTGAtcgcgtatttttttttttgtttcaaactttgttttgtacataCTATTGGTAaatcctctttcaagaggctcggaggcctggaagcctcctttcaagaggcctggaagcctcctttcaagaggcctggaagcctcctttcaagaggcctggaagcctcctttcaagaggcctggaagcctcctttcaagaggcctggaagcctcctttcaagaggcctggaagcctcctttcaagaggcctggaagcctcctttcaagaggcctggaagcctcctttcaagaggcctggaagcctcctttcaagaggcctggaagcctccttcaagaggcctggaagcctcctttcaagaggcctggaagcctcctttcaagaggcctggaagcctcctttcaagaggcctggaagcctcctttcaagaggcctggaagcctcctttcaagaggcctggaagcctcctttcaagaggcctggaagcctcctttcaagaggcctggaagcctcctttcaagaggcctggaagcctccttcaagaggcctggaagcctcctttcaagaggcctggaagcctcctttcaagaggcctggaagcctcctttcaagaggcctggaagcctcctttcaagaggcctggaagcctccttccaagaggcctggaagcctcctttaaagaggcctggaagcctcctttaaagaggcctggaagcctcctttcaagaggcctggaagcctcctttcaagaggcctggaagcctcctttcaagaggcctggaagcctcctttcaagaggcctggaagcctcctttcaagaggcctggaagcctcctttcaagaggcctggaagcctcctttcaagaggcctggaagcatcctttcaagaggcctggaagcctcctttcaagagaggcctggaagcctcctttcaagaggcctggaagcctcctttcaagaggcctggaagcctcatttcaagaggcctggaagcctcctttcaagaggcctggaagcctctttcaagagggcctggaagcctctttcaagagggcctggaagcctcctctcaagaggcctggaagcctcctttcaagaggcctggaagcctcctttcaagaggcctggaagcctcctttcaagaggcctggaagcctcttttcaagaggcctggaagcctcctttcaagaggcctggaagcctcctttcaagaggcctggaagcctcctttcaagaggcctggaagcctcctttcaagaggcctggaagcctcctttcaagaggcctggaagcctcctttcaagaggcctggaagcctcctttcaagaggcctggaagcctcctttcaagaggcctggaagcctcctttcaagaggcctggaagcctcctttcaagaggcctggaagcctcctttcaagaggcctggaagcctcctttcaagaggcctggaagcctcctttcaagaggcctggaagcctcctttcaagaggcctgggagcctcctttcaagaggcctggaagcctcctttcaagaggcctggaagcctcctttcaagaggtctggaagcctcctttcaagaggcctggaagcctcctttcaagaggcctggaagcctcctttcaagaggcctggaagccttctttcaagaggcctggaagcctcctttcaagaggcctggaagcctcctttcaagaggcctggaagcctcctttcaagaggcctggaagcctcctttcaagaggtctggaagcctcctttcaagaggcctggatacCTTttttctgctacaagtgcactacataaacaacaaagtcatttgtaacttcattgtaccttatacggaacatgcaggggactttcaaaaataaaatactgctcagctgagctcaaaatgttttgcaacatatcagaaacattttcGTAACAGCAATTAACCGAATTGTGATTAAtgctgcaacttatctgttttgtttctgatatgaaacacatcgaattttaaaccacccaagaagtcagatgggtagaatattgcgacgcaacttaaacggaaatgaaacattgtgtttttctgaaactgggaagtgtctttaatgtgactcgatgtattgccagtgtctgcaatgcaatttattaggaacaaacacctatttgaaagatgtgtTCCAAGAATCGTCCTCAACCATTTTTGCTTTCAAGCTGGAGTTAACTGCAACAAGTACGCCACCTCCagtgaggcattccacgggggcatgtcagtcgatcctgagcgaccatttcgaaaatatttgaaactctgcacagtttttcaatttcatctaaatcgtcattttcgatatcaaatcttcatattgagtcacgactaacttttcaaaagggtgtatgtgaaaatggttcaaaatatttaaaaagctgcacagcaaaaaacggaatgttcgattgttatgattttttcagcaaagttagacaactaaatggtgattcttaagaaaatgtgcacagtaaaaaaaatttttttgcctttaaaatatcatttttgtcacaaaactcaaatatctcaaaaccctatcttttttcgaacgtaattttttaggaaaacggtccattatattagctatctaccataaaatttggtgatggtaaactaataaacaaaaagttatgacatttcaaacatttcacaattttcaaaattaagtaaaaaaaatttttttctgtgtaacttatttcgagaattgcagtttgatgcagattttattgttaagggacgtgatttaaacaagttgttttcatgatattttgatttaattattcatagcatctataagaaacttagacacgatccagtgttgtgatcaaaagtattgatagtgtcataattttcattgcacgtgactgacgaaaaaatcttttaatagtgttgaaacctgttgataataacgttgatagaaacatatcagaaatgttattttgaagacaaaagctgcaaaatcaaagatttatatacacgtgtacgtctatagtttacctgcaaaaaatatacctcttagagaatagactttatgatcgggaggaaacgggtatcttcaacaacaacaaatgcatgataggtacataccatgacaatgtttcacgaaaaagcaaaaaaatactactactaaggttgttaaagatcttatagtaattttttcttcagtcaagcaaatgacaccaaactagtcagtaaaaacttaaaagtgattttgtttattgaaatattacgaacaacatgagtagccgctttctcaactgttgtaggccgtttgatggaaaaagtgttcaaaagagttacgaaatctcaccgaaagcaccatagataaactgaaagcgactggttatgctccaatgtccacattgaatacaaatttacgcatttgcacgtcctgccgtctaaacgttgacaaaagagcaatctgtatatcatcggttgagcagagcgcaggaagttcgaaaacgacagcaactgaggaattgccagatgtatcgacaacaactgaggaattaccagaagtattaagtgctgagagccttgccaccgtaccatcagcgaaatctgtttcaacaaatcaatcggaagatgagtgtatccaaaaggtcaacatcgaacgctttaacgagggcat comes from Armigeres subalbatus isolate Guangzhou_Male chromosome 2, GZ_Asu_2, whole genome shotgun sequence and encodes:
- the LOC134214687 gene encoding uncharacterized protein LOC134214687; this translates as MFEVISKRHALDRPHCLWQSVVKFHGRIMSPRAASVEVYRVPWFSIGIQIALSLIVIALQFATVSSESKVYRDDVCRVDRFSLEERIAGGNLAVQGDWPWHGALLFGKNYKCGCSLISKWFVLTAGHCVFNPDTGYKFDIKRLRVVLGLLELDHFQPHTREFQVKQINAHPKFSAGDHKHDIALLLLNKAVEFSEQIRPIQLDDSKPSFIEKVAGNYGTVVGWGFTENDKISNHLMMAQMLIARYPDCIEAQPDIFGQLIHAGMYCAGAENGINVCNGDSGGGMYIFQNNSWLLRGIVSFSALRDGTNLCDLYSYAAFTNVPHYVSWVQSQLQEHQQKILEESNREPKNLDDEAAHIGLRWDDLPTTTSTTTSTTTTTTTTPVPSMVKPFHPPPEPQPIQIAPPECLQQYDKIIIVEYNSSISLVCEHGSDGAGVEQQNSIRWFYENKYFHDVDLSSEFGFAESVVHDILALRHVDESHSGRYFCRSQLPLSNSTDRRIISVMGVVPRFEPVAENPAYMKFLVFLKHEYFALQLTFKADRGEGVLFYRSDEWGHQIMMVTLINGIMELSLLTEKRTVRKVFCKSNSVSLGKWHTVKINCYLGRCLFVLNGEMQALFHENLFLTNSTNEYFYLGGVPNLNKTGFTGCITQMVLNDYPINLRKEAVKSERISNCNHCTVNTCQNGGVCIETMDKDAYRCLCPDGFTGRHCSNVGERCRAMSCVESGCNNFESGFRCACSPARTGHRCEEMNDLRGQSLSFRSFGYTKYLFNLDDNFYIRFQFSPRNIREGTIAHLQEDNRGTGNFMTLLLENGVLELRFTVDLDATIFTLRSTVSLIPNSWYTVITGYQNEFVYLQVDSEPDQMRSVFKELFNHQKDHYLYLGGKHDCIVWGHCPERPSDFDGCIKELIVSGHSIDLTNSFIDARNVENCRINEP